One genomic region from Oncorhynchus gorbuscha isolate QuinsamMale2020 ecotype Even-year linkage group LG13, OgorEven_v1.0, whole genome shotgun sequence encodes:
- the LOC123992621 gene encoding A-kinase anchor protein 1, mitochondrial-like, with product MPLRFRSIVPYTLPGVLALIGWWWYISRKKERITNHDSEEGAAAMGLLMSPALSEGSNGLVEKGTVSPCRTATTPTTSSRVRPSKANEQRSTEQDVVAQIHIPAIKAEAVEVQSTSCSPTEKASHHPDRASAVTDPGVDSCRQTPRSSSPATSPLPTQTREGSSGPPGEHWAAVQSPPATIALVTVPVKSTVTEQVPAPVKEAISTASEALVLSQTAHATTSSSTAADLTNAERPDPEGEVAAAHEAAVAFTQNLLVELVAKDSLPVPSSSTKDELPSSSVISAEMPARALKVVIHEPLFPETPISSQGSYHAVVTSTPASPAQGPQNENGAPGSTEELEYLAAGLITEVISAATQEVLSVTSCPETWLGQSTTEHSFRSTPLANGRPCSEQEPLTRNMEEGPSPISHSETEWREQQKEGIPNGCRPTPAWEHMGTANALSNPWATASSQEGRQEVRGVPSNLDKLKGDGGVMVAEDSACSTCHSEDGVSSEDQQSRENQEDLIQVSGMSEGEGGLPQASEEVVTEAEVMAALPGHVLGAVGQVKRLNGMGLRNGSHGMSETETDQSGGSDVNSMDSVDSGCTMGARDSGSPAMALGSELIVWEIEVPKHLVGRLIGKQGRYVSFLKQSSGAKIYISTLPYTQEFQICHIEGSQQQVDQALSLIGKKFKDLDLTNLYAPPPLPLTLPSLPMTTWLLLPSGVTVEVIVVNIVSAGHLFVQQHTHPTYHALRSLDQQMFLCYSQPETPTLPSPAEVGVICAAPAVEGAWWRAQVISFYKDTNEVEIRYVDYGGYDRVKIDTLRQIRSDFVTLPFQGAEVLLDNIAPLPGEKSFSTEATSALEEMTRGVALLAQVTNYDNNTGLPLVQMWNMVGEELLSVNRTLAERALGTWVDSF from the exons ATGCCACTGAGGTTCCGGTCTATTGTCCCGTACACGCTGCCTGGAGTGCTGGCGCTTATAGGCTGGTGGTGGTACATCTCACGCAAGAAAGAGCGAATCACCAACCACGACAGCGAAGAGGGGGCAGCGGCCATGGGCCTGCTGATGTCCCCGGCTCTCAGTGAGGGCAGCAACGGCCTGGTAGAGAAAGGGACCGTGTCCCCCTGCAGGACAGCCACTACCCCCACAACCAGCAGCAGAGTGAGACCATCCAAGGCCAACGAGCAACGGTCAACAGAACAGGATGTCGTAGCACAGATTCACATCCCAGCCATTAAGGCCGAGGCAGTAGAGGTACAGAGTACATCCTGTTCACCTACAGAGAAGGCCTCCCACCATCCAGACAGAGCCAGCGCAGTCACAGACCCTGGTGTAGATAGCTGCCGACAGACACCCAGGAGCAGTTCTCCCGCAACCTCTCCTTTACCAACACAGACTAGGGAGGGGAGCTCGGGCCCCCCGGGAGAACACTGGGCCGCTGTGCAGAGCCCGCCAGCCACCATTGCCTTGGTTACAGTGCCGGTGAAGTCAACGGTTACCGAGCAGGTCCCTGCTCCAGTGAAGGAGGCCATCTCCACAGCATCAGAAGCACTTGTACTCTCCCAGACGGCCCACGCCACGACTAGTTCCTCCACAGCAGCAGACCTGACGAATGCAGAGAGGCCTGATCCAGAGGGAGAGGTGGCAGCAGCCCATGAGGCAGCAGTGGCCTTCACACAGAACCTGCTGGTGGAGCTAGTGGCTAAAGATTCGCTTCCGGTCCCCTCCAGCAGTACCAAAGATGAGCTGCCCTCCTCGTCTGTCATCTCAGCTGAGATGCCGGCCCGGGCCCTGAAAGTAGTCATACATGAACCCCTCTTCCCAGAGACCCCCATATCATCGCAGGGCTCCTACCATGCCGTCGTCACCAGTACTCCGGCCTCCCCAGCCCAAGGCCCCCAGAATGAGAACGGGGCACCTGGCAGCACTGAGGAGCTGGAGTACCTGGCAGCAGGTCTGATCACTGAGGTCATCTCTGCAGCCACCCAGGAGGTCCTCAGTGTTACCTCCTGTCCAGAGACCTGGCTCGGCCAATCCACCACCGAGCACAGCTTCAGAAGCACCCCACTGGCCAATGGGAGGCCATGCTCTGAGCAAGAGCCACTCACAAGGAACATGGAGGAAGGGCCCTCCCCAATAAGCCACTctgagacagagtggagagagcagcagaAAGAAGGGATCCCCAATGGTTGCCGGCCTACCCCTGCATGGGAGCACATGGGGACAGCGAACGCACTGAGTAACCCCTGGGCAACAGCATCCTCTCAGGAGGGGAGGCAAGAAGTGAGGGGCGTGCCTAGCAACCTGGACAAACTGAAGGGAGATGGGGGGGTGATGGTGGCAGAGGACTCAGCCTGCAGTACGTGCCACTCTGAGGATGGGGTCAGCAGTGAGGACCAGCAGAGCAGGGAGAACCAGGAGGATCTGATCCAGGTGTCAGGGATGTCTGAGGGGGAGGGTGGTCTGCCCCAAGCCTCAGAAGAGGTAGTGACCGAGGCAGAGGTCATGGCAGCCCTACCAGGCCATGTGCTGGGTGCTGTTGGCCAAGTGAAGAGGCTCAACGGCATGGGCCTGAGGAACGGTTCTCATGGGATGAGTGAGACTGAGACCGATCAGTCTGGAG gctcGGATGTGAACAGCATGGACTCGGTGGACAGCGGCTGCACCATGGGAGCTAGGGACAGTGGCAGCCCTGCCATGGCTCTGGGCTCTGAACTCATCGTTTGGGAGATTGAGGTGCCAAAG catctgGTGGGTCGGTTAATTGGGAAACAGGGGCGATACGTGAGCTTCCTGAAGCAAAGCTCTGGTGCAAAGATCTACATCTCCACCCTCCCTTACACTCAAGAGTTCCAGATCTGCCACATAGAGG GCTCCCAGCAGCAGGTGGACCAAGCCTTGTCCCTGATCGGGAAGAAGTTTAAGGATTTGGACCTGACCAACCTCTATGCCCCCCCACCTCTGCCACTCACGCTGCCCTCGCTGCCCATGACCACCTGG CTTCTTCTCCCCAGCGGTGTGACCGTAGAGGTGATCGTAGTGAACATTGTGTCGGCGGGTCACCTCTTCGTCCAGCAGCACACACACCCTACGTACCACGCCCTGCGCAGCCTGGACCAGCAGATGTTCCTGTGTTACTCCCAGCCAGAGACACCCACCCTGCCCTCGCCTGCTGAGG tggggGTGATCTGTGCGGCGCCGGCGGTAGAGGGAGCCTGGTGGAGAGCCCAGGTCATCTCTTTCTACAAAGACACCAACGAGGTTGAGATCCGATATGTGGACTATGGCGGCTATGACAGAGTGAAGATTGACACACTGCGACAAATAAG GTCGGACTTCGTAACATTACCGTTCCAAGGTGCAGAAGTATTACTGGACAACATTGCCCCCCTTCCAG GAGAGAAGAGCTTTTCAACAGAGGCCACCTCTGCACTGGAGGAGATGACGAGAGGGGTAGCACTGCTTGCACAG GTCACAAACTACGACAACAACACTGGTCTCCCATTGGTCCAGATGTGGAATATGGTTGGAGAAGAG CTGCTATCAGTGAACCGCACACTGGCAGAGCGAGCATTGGGTACCTGGGTTGACAGCTTTTGA